GTCAAACTGGATTGATGAGCATTACCTTTACGCATCCTTATTTATATGGAGAGATGTGTCACATTTGCTCTTTAAAAGTCGTCTTTGTACCAtttttatcattaaaaaattccccttttaGGTAAAGGGGTACTTCCCTGCCCCCTGTAAGTGTGTCGATGCGCTCATCATCTAATTGTCAATCATGCATCTAATGGAGTTGCTGGTATAGAAATTTACAActtaaattgatttcttgttcAGAAATTTCATTGTATTTTCGCCGACGTCGACATCAGAGTTAAACGATCCGCTTTGAATTCCGTTTATTTGTGATAGAAATTTTAATGACTGTTTTGGGTGAAGATTCGGAATATGGGTAGAAAACAACTGGGGCACAATTGGCTTTCGTTGATTTTATGctgattgtttttatttctccctcaacaaaataaatttgtctttaaaaatttgtgagggggggggggggtcccCGATCGTTTGCACTTCGTCGCGCAAACGTACTTTATGCAAAGTATTCATCTTCTATTTTCTACTAAAGGCATCATAAGAGATACGCTACATTTTCTATTAAGTTCTAAAACTATTCAAGTCAATAAAGAAAGCTGAGTGAAATTCGTTCATAGATTGCAAAAAAAACGTTATCTCGGAATTAAATTGAAGCAAGAAAAATAGCTACGAAATGTATTTTGTCGACGCTTTTAGAAGATACGGTATAAATTTTTACATGTTGGCATATTGCTATATTTTAATGGATTATGCGAATTAATAGATTTCTCTACAATCGATACAGATGGTGGCGAAATAAAGCAACCAACAAGACAGTGATTACCAAGGGgattttttcaatcatcaaaGAACTAGCAGACGCAGGTACGATTATGACATTTGAGTtatctccaccaccaccagccatACTTTCCGGTGTTATCTCTTCTAGTCCGTCACCGATATTGCACAAGTCGGCAAAGTTACATGACTGTGCCCACACAACAATATCTTCTCCAGGATTTTCCCCGTTTGGAAGAGGCTCATCTTCGCAACCGCgtaagaaactaaaaatagtTCCTAGATTTCTCAAAAGAGCGTACGTTTAAACATCTCGACTGCTAGTTTATTATCGTATctcatttttaacttttacccGGATCTGAAGCGTACTCAAGTCGACGAATCGTGCAGTATTTATATTTGCATTTGACAATGGGGGTATTTGCAGTTACCGCAGCTGGATTCGTTACGCAAGCGTCATCTGCCCCTCCTTGACTGACGCAAGAATAGCACAGTATTtcacctaaaaataattaacaagtTAATGACTCTTTAACTGATTAAAAACCCCAGTTTTGGCCACTTTTTATCGAGTACCTGAACAGTGACAGGTTCTGacatgaaagaaaatgtcttgTATTTAGTATTTACCTTTTGCGATGGAACACAGAACAACTAGAACAGCTGCAAACAATATAAATCGAGACATCCTTTCGGTAAGCGTTGCTATTCGTGGTCAGACTGAATTGATTAGCATTACCTTGTACGCGTCCTTATTTATCTGGTGTGATGTATCACGGTTGCATTACAAAAGTTGGTGTGGATACCATTTTTAtcagtaaaaaacaaacaaacaaaaaacttttccttttaGATAAAATCACGCTGGTGTTTCCTATCCTTAACGTGAACGtacgaaaacaaattttgtttcaatgcgCCCATATGCATGGTCAATTAATAAATGCAGTGATGCGGTTTGTAtagaaatttacaaattaaaatgattagttgcgtaaaagaattttttagtttagatAAATATTTCTAGAAATTTTGAAGATATGTAAGTAAgagtaaattttatttcgccATCTAGTAGACATTATTCAAAGCTAATAAAGCGccatcttccttttttaataacaatcaGTCAATCAACTTGTCATTGTCATCGTGCATTTTCGCCGACATCGACACAAGAGTTAAACGACTCGTTTCGAATTTCGTTTATTTGTGATAGAAATATAATGGCTGTTCGTGTTTTGGGTGAAGATTCGCAGTATGCGTTGGAAATGAACGCTGCTGGGACAAAATTGGTTGTCGTCGATTTTACGGCTTCCTGGTGAGTAAAATCTATTTCAGTTATCTGATACATGCAATTGGAATTTATTCTGGATCATTAACATAATCATAATACTTTAAACAGGTGTGGACCCTGCCAGAGAATTGCACCATTCTTTGATGAGTTAGCAAGGAGATATCCACGAGCTGTCTTTTTGAAAGTTGATGTTGACAACTGCCCTGAAACTGCAGCAAGCAATGGTGTTTCTGCCATGCCAACGTTCATCTTTTTCAGAAATAAGGTACTTATTCCTTAAAtaagttttaaatatttattcattcaatatGGTTTATCTGTAATGTTCAGGCAAAAATTGATCGTTTGCAAGGAGGAAACCCAGATGCATTGGAGCAGAAAGTTAAACAGCATTATGGTTCAGAAGATGCAGAAGAAGATTGCACTGTACAAGGCTATGTAAATATGAGTCTGTTAATcccatattttaaaaaatagttcatTTGGGTATTCTTGGGATTTTATTAGTTGGATCTGGCTACATTCATAACAAAGAGTGGATGTGAGTGCCTCAATGAGTCTGATGAGCATCCATTAGCTGGGGCTCTGACAAGCAATCCTGGATATCTTGAATCTGATTGTGATGAACAGGTAAACTGTTATTTTACGATAGATAAGTTATACTAGAAGAAATTTGTGACgattttcgtttattttctaCATAGTTAATCATCTCACTCGCCTTCAACCAAACTCTGAAAATTCATTCTATAAAAATCAAAGCTCCAAAAGATCAAGGACCAAAGACTTTGAgattatttattaatcaaCCACGCACCATCGATTTCGACTCGGCCGAGAGTACACAGCCAACACAGGAAATTGTGTATGTCTTATGATTTAAAACATATGATCACGCTTATTAtaaaaccttttcttttggcaGTCTGCAACCCGGAGATCTAGACGGGAATCCGGTTCTTCTTCGTTTCGTAAAATTTCAGACGGTTTCTAATTTAATGATTTTCATTAAAGACAACCAGACTGGAACCGAAACAACTCGTATCGATCATTTGACAATCTACGGATCCCCACTTTCGACAACCAACATGAGTGATTTCAAACGAATCGCTGGCAAGAAAGGCGAAGCTCATTAATTTCTACATCGCCATGCCTGTGTAATTCACCAATAATTACAGAGTATCTtcataaaaaggaatttgaatcattttaGATTTAAGTGTAACTTAATCTTTTCGACACACTCcgcttttttcatttttgcgaCGCCCTTTATTCCTTGATTTGAAAGATAGCCTTTAAGAACATCAACAGTCATTTTATCCACCTGCAAACCATGAGAACAGAAAGACAAATCACATCGCAATCCAAAATTGTAGCTTATGTTTTCGTCACTATACATACCCATCCGTTTTTCGCTGCCTCTTCAACGGCAGCTTCATTTTTGGGATCTTTTGCCTTTGAAGCTGAGGGTACATATTGAGACTGGTATCCGAGAGGAAAAACCAGATCGTTGAAAGTCGTGGATCGTTGGCCAAGTCTCTGTAGAGGAAAAAATGTCACAAAACCTTATTCGGTTCAAATAAATGTAGACAAAATTTGACGTACATTGTCAATAGCGTCAATATCGGGCATAACTAAATCTTCGACGCTCTCGATGTTTTCACGACCTAAGGCCATCCCTTCCAAGGTATTCCATTTAGTACGCAGCGCAGGATCCAAATAATCAGAAGGAGTATATCCAACTTTACTggtcaacttttttctaaaaggaaaataaaaatttttgtatgaaTTACTGTTGAGAAAACCAGAcacactttttaaaattacacaaCTGCCTTCGCCGCATCAATCTGGTTGGGATCAgctttccaaatttgttgAACAAATTTACGTTCATCGTTCAGAACGGTTGTAGATTCCACCAATTCATTGTAATTAAATTTGCGGACATCGTTTCGGAAAGGTAATATTATCAcatgaaaaccaaataaagGAGCTTGATTTGGGTCGTGCTCTTCATGTGGTAATAAAGCAACTATACGAGGTTTCATCGCTGCTGTCATTTTCAAAACGCACAAAGGAGCAAATCCCCTTGCTTTGCAACGATGCATGAGGGCTCCGAAAATCATTCGACTTCCTATAAATAAACACGTTATTAAAAAGTTTAATAGTGTGAGCGATTCGTACAAAACCTTTGACTAGATCTTCGTCAGGATAGATGAAACTAGCAGGACTAAGATGCAAATGCAGTTTAAGTTTCCCGATAGGTTTAAATCCCAAAAGTGTAAACCCAGACGGAAATTTCGATTTCAAGCTtgctaaatcatttttgtctAGACGAATTTTCTCGTCACACACGGTTGTGTACTTGATgagctcacttggtaaaagaGTCTCAGCCGTTTCCTAGATGAATATGACAAATGATAGACAGTAAGTTCAAgatcaaatatataaaaatggtCAATAAGTCATTACAGCGTTGAATTTAGTTGTGACTGATTTGACTGGCTCGTTTGTTCTCTTATCCAATGGCACTCGTTTGGGTTGTGCGGCAGGTCTAACAAAATGCATATAAATGTTCAATGGTacttttaaattcaaaacgacGTAAATCTCGTTACCTGATTAAGTTGTATAACCTTACTCCGAATTTTGTGTTCGAATCTAGATTGAAGACCAAACTTgcaaaagttcttttcttctgacatttgcggcaaattttcaaaagtagTTCGTCCGTTGTCATGCTACCTGGAAGAATGCCGCCTTTGTCATTTGATTCGAGCAATTCCTGATGTGACATTGCAATGAACACATGATTTAACATGGTAACAGTAACGATcagataaaagagaaagagtaTACCTACCTGATAAACTTTAGTTGTGTTAAACTCTTCTCCtataggaaaaaggaatattgaAACCCCGCCGTCTTGTAGGTCTCCAATTCGTCGTTCTGCTTGCTTTTGTTTGGCCGAAAATTTAGAATGCGGTTCATCATTATtggtaaacagaaaaatctgCTTTTTATCTGTCTTTGATTTactaaattgaaagaaaaatattagaaacaTTCActtattccttattttttacttgagCATAGTGATGAATTGACTTGTGATAACTTGTGTTACACTAAATAAAACTTACTgctttgaaaatattgaactGCACAGCCATAGAGAATCAGCCAAGGATATGGATTGAGGATTGCTTTCTGCATACATATACTCATCCATTCCACCGTCCTTATTGAGCATGTCATCCAGCTGTGTGATAGGCTCACAGTCTGGATTCTTCAAGTCCTGAAGGAGAAACGTGTTTGTATAAACCCCATATTTGTCGTTGGGAGCAGTTTTCTTGGTCCCAAACAGTACAATAGCAACAGAATCATTTGGATCTGTAAAAATTTTGCTGCACAAAGTATTGTAAGCACACTTTATGGCTAAAACGAAGGGACAATCGTTTTCAGTTTGTGCAGCATCTATGTCATCAACAGGTGGTCTTTTGAACATAGGAACTGACGCGTCAATCAAAAATATGATTGCATCCCTTCCATCGTATGCATCGTAAGTTTCCTCTTCCAGAGCATCACGATCTTCCATAACTAATTCGAATTCGATTAAAActgtaaaataatcaaaatttaactATACGAAATGAGAAATCAAGCAGACGTTttaaaatcacagaaatgGCAACAAATCGAGAGCAGCGACATCGAGCGTTTAgaatatgaaattaaaaacgCTGTCTAACGACAACCTTAACAGTTAcagcaaaagttttttttttagtacagCTAAATTTGTTATGATCAATAAAATCTATCAATTGAGTAGAGTTAACGTTGAGATGAATACTTTAGTTGAGAAGTGCTGATGAATTAAGATGTTCATATGAGAAGTTTCAGGAATGGAAAAGTTGATTAAAGACCTTGGTTTGGTTTTGCAAAAAGCAATGGGGTTCCCATAAGGATGAGGATACCAGGATATTATATGATTTTCTTATATAGATTTTACGTCAGATAATTAAAACGGCACCCGAGGCCCGCGAGCGTCATACAAGCGAGCACGTTAGCTTCGATCGACTGCCACATTTGACGTCGATTAATTTCTTCTCATTAAACGGGCAGAACACACATCAGTGTCACCATATCGACATTCTCCAAGTCTTGTGATTGACCGTGAACGCTTCTGCGAAAACGGAAAGGTAGAAAAGAAATCAGTGACAACAGattctttgaaaacaaatttcctaTCGCTTATCTCTATCGAATCGCATACGTCAGAGTTTAACAAATGGTTAGTGAAGTTAACAAATGTCTTGTTTTTCTAAACACGAAATTGTGGCACGCCACCCGCACCGTTCAGAATGACACATTGACTGTCAAGGCGATTTGTCAGATTCTAACAAGACTATCCTTTCGTAAGCGTTATAGAAAAAAACTGGCCGGATACAGCAAATTGGAAAGGAGTCCCAGGTATTGTCGTGAGAGATGATAGGTTAAAGAGAAAAACCCTTTCCAATTGTGTACCTGTCTTCATTTTCACGACGGACCGTGGAATAAGTTGACTATAAAATGACGGGGGATAACCAACAACCATCACAGTCATTTCATTCTCTTCTGACTGTTCACTACCTGATCTTCTATTCACAAATCAACATGAATATTGCCGTGGTAAGGAATAAACAAGCGAATTAACTGAATTCTAATCatctatttgaaaatgtataaCATTCTGTGTGCGTTTTTCCAGCTTTTAGCGTTCAGTTTGGCTTGTGCAGTGGCTGCTCCGGCTCCGGAACCCTACGTAAGCACGTCCTCTTTCGATTCCACTTCAAGGGGAATTCAATTTTCGTCGGCCAATGCCAAAATTCTCGGTCAGATTAATCAGCACAATGAAGACGGCTCCTACACTTTTGGTTACGAGTCTGAAGATGGATCCTTCCGCATCGAGAACAGAGATATCGACGGATATGTATCCGGCAAATACGGCTATGTCGATGCTAACGGCCAAGTCCAAGAGTTTGGTAAGTTTCAAATTTGCATTTCTTATATATCCATCCGGAATAGTTGTAGAGTAAATTGGTATTTTAGAATATGCTGCCGGATCGATGAACGGACAGGCCATTGGATATCAGGCTCGTGGAACGGCTATCCCTGAAACTAACCGCGCCCAGGCATTCCCAGTCTTGTATCCACCTGCTTCCGCATCAGTGGGCCAGAAATACCAGGACTATGAATATTCCAGCGTTGATGACGACCGCGACGGATTCCCCGATAACATTTTCCACGGATCATTCGGCACCCGCAACACACTACCAAACGCCGTCCATTTGACCGGTACCCAGGTCCACACTTCGTTCGAAAATCCATCGAATGTTGTTCGCCTTACAGCTCCGATTCAAACATTCATTGAGAACACTCCATCCAACAATGTGCGCTTGACCGCTACGGCTACACCGAATGTCGTTCCTGTTGTCAACACTGTTCAAGTCTCTCAGCAGCAGAAACCTTCCGTTGTCCGTTTGACTTCTCCGGCTGGAAATCCATCCAGCATCGTCCGTTTGACTTCTTCTGGCCAGACATCTTTTGATAGGCCAACACAAGCTGTTGTCAACCGcgtccaacagcagcagaaacCATCTGTTGTCCGTCTAACCTCTCCGGTTCAAACGTCGGTCCAAAATCCTTCCAATGCTGTCCGTTTCGTGAATCCAGCCCAGCAGGTTtcgagccagcagcagcagcagattgTCCAGTTGTCCTCGCCGAATAGGCAGACCGTCATCCAGCCTTCTAGATTCTCCACCGGTGGTTACCAGGTGGTAAAGCAGAACGTTCAGAGGCAGCCACAGCAGTTTGTCCAAGATGCTGGGCAATCCGTTTACCAGTCTCCATACTACACCAGCTACGGTGGACAGCAATTCGTATCTCGTAATCCAGTTTACTCTTCCGGAAGACTGAATTCTTTCCTCGGGGGACGCTTTGTGGTTGGAGGAAATAACAGCCCAAGGCCCATCACCAACACCTTCGCCCCGTCATCAACCCAGCAGCAAGCTATTGTCATTGACAGTGATGACTTTGACGACTTGAACGACTTTGATGATGACTTGAACGATTTCGATGACGACGATTTCTTCTCTGCCGGTCTTTCGTCCGTTTTTTCCGGTTGATTTAGCAATCgcgtcattttttatttcaaatgattttccCATTAACTTTTGAGGACTCGAGCGACTCTTGACGATGATTTTGGACGATTTTAAAACCTCCACTATTTTTtagcaaagattttttttctggcgtttcatttcgatatttttcctatttttgtagTCCATAAGGCATGTATGAAGTAGTTGAGACGCGAAAATACAAGTAGAATGCGCAGAAATCTCGTCGACTATGGTTTATTCGTACtctcaatttgaaaatgaaatgggtAACAGGTTAGCTTGTACTTTATGGAATTAATCAATACGATATTTTAGCGATTAATTCagtgttgaaaaaaaaaacatttcggtAATTGGTTGTCTGATTCGTTTACCAACTAGGCTCAATGGAAATATTAGGTATATAGCTGTATAGCACGATTAATAGGCTTACTTCCTGAAATCGTTTAGATGTTCTTATGGAGCTATTATCATCTATGTTTATCCAACACAACAGTGACGTCTTTGACCTGTTGGGTAATTCAACAAACAACATAGGGCATTATAGTTTGTGTGCGTCAGCCGATCATTAGTCAGCACAGGCACGCACACACACCTGCAgtacaaaagtaaaaaagtaatcgctgaatattttttaaatttatttaactcTTACATATTTATTAGATGACATACATCTATATATTTGCCAAACATAAATTCAGTCTATACGGACTACGGTTTTGAATGTACGAAACAGATTTTAACGTTGAACGAATCGTGATTTTAAATAGTTGGTTACTATAGTAACCttcaaaacataaaatataCTCAATAAACTCATTGCAACATATAGCCTACGTTGTTTTTGCCTTCTTCAGCTCTTTATTGCGCTGATAGGATACAACACCTTATCTCACGGCAATCGAAACGTGACCTACCTGTCAAAAAATCTTGATTAGCGTTTTCAATTGACGTTATGTAGCGCATATGTAACAAGCCCGCCATGGTATATCTCACCGTCACTTAACGAAAAGCAATTTTAAACTGAAATCGCTAcgtaacattaaaaaatacttagaACTCTATATGCCACCGGACTTCTCGCCcgtataaatttatttcacaATAAGTTTGCATTCCAATCCAAATCGACGCAAAAACTTTGACCATGTTATCCAAGGTCGTGTGCCGAAAATGAATAAGATATAATGAAAACGTTCAAGAGATTTTAACAATAACGCAAGGCTTCACTATTTTTTGCGTCCTTTCTCTCTGCCGATCATAATGGTATATGGGACAACCAGCACACAGCatctcaaaaataaaagtcgaAATAGAGGTTTCTTATTGCATCAaccctttaatttttttttcggtctaTCCGTTTGGCTTTCGAACCATACAGGTTCCACGATAAAAGTGTGACGCAGAGCCCGCAGTTTTATAATGCaaccccagaaaaaaaaaagtctataaGGATGTGGGGTACCCCTTTGCAAATAAAGACACCCAGAGAGAGATTAAATCCAACtcgagagtgagagagaaagtaATTCGAGCATCTGACATTATttcacagaaaagaagggggtGTCtatgtgattttttaaaaaaagagccatcGGATGCAACAAGTTTGAAAGACGCTGGCCGTGAGGGACCGGTAGTTTGATGGAGAAAGTACACCAGCAAGTCCAGTTCTTTCAAGCGGACAATGCAAAGAATGTGTATACGACATCAAACACTGGAATATGGGTGGAGTATAAATTGACGGGAGATGACCAGTCAACATCACAGTCACTTCAATCGCTTCAAGTGTTCATCATCAGTTCTCcaagcaacaacaaatatGAATACCTTGGTAAGGAACAAGCGCTATACATTATATAAAATCTAAATTGATAGATCATTTaagttaataaaaatgttatttcagATTGTAGTGCTCAGTTTATTGGCCTGTGCGTTGGCCTCTCCGGCACCCTACGTTGTTTCTAGGTCGCCGGCCGTTCAATTCTCAAGATCCAACACGGAAATTCTTGGACAAATCAATCAGCTGAATGACGACGGCACCTACACTTTCGGCTACGAGTCCGCTGACGGATCATTCCGCGTCGAGAACAGAGATATTGACGGATATGTATCCGGCAAATGGGGCTACGTCGATGCCAACGGCCAAGTCCAAGAGTTTGgtaataagttttaaaaaatcacatttatttattatcgcaccttattcgattcgaaattgaattcattCTTGTAGAATATGTCGCCGGATCGACAAATGGAGAAGCGATAGGATTCCAAGCTCGTGGAACTGCTATCCCTGAAACTAACCGTGCT
The window above is part of the Daphnia pulex isolate KAP4 chromosome 3, ASM2113471v1 genome. Proteins encoded here:
- the LOC124189728 gene encoding uncharacterized protein LOC124189728; translated protein: MSRFILFAAVLVVLCSIAKGEILCYSCVSQGGADDACVTNPAAVTANTPIVKCKYKYCTIRRLEYASDPGTIFSFLRGCEDEPLPNGENPGEDIVVWAQSCNFADLCNIGDGLEEITPESMAGGGGDNSNVIIVPASASSLMIEKIPLVITVLLVALFRHHLYRL
- the LOC124189726 gene encoding thioredoxin-like protein 1 yields the protein MAVRVLGEDSQYALEMNAAGTKLVVVDFTASWCGPCQRIAPFFDELARRYPRAVFLKVDVDNCPETAASNGVSAMPTFIFFRNKAKIDRLQGGNPDALEQKVKQHYGSEDAEEDCTVQGYLDLATFITKSGCECLNESDEHPLAGALTSNPGYLESDCDEQLIISLAFNQTLKIHSIKIKAPKDQGPKTLRLFINQPRTIDFDSAESTQPTQEIVLQPGDLDGNPVLLRFVKFQTVSNLMIFIKDNQTGTETTRIDHLTIYGSPLSTTNMSDFKRIAGKKGEAH
- the LOC124189724 gene encoding X-ray repair cross-complementing protein 6-like isoform X1, producing MEDRDALEEETYDAYDGRDAIIFLIDASVPMFKRPPVDDIDAAQTENDCPFVLAIKCAYNTLCSKIFTDPNDSVAIVLFGTKKTAPNDKYGVYTNTFLLQDLKNPDCEPITQLDDMLNKDGGMDEYMYAESNPQSISLADSLWLCSSIFSKHKSKTDKKQIFLFTNNDEPHSKFSAKQKQAERRIGDLQDGGVSIFLFPIGEEFNTTKVYQVGILFLFYLIVTVTMLNHVFIAMSHQELLESNDKGGILPGSMTTDELLLKICRKCQKKRTFASLVFNLDSNTKFGVRLYNLIRPAAQPKRVPLDKRTNEPVKSVTTKFNAETAETLLPSELIKYTTVCDEKIRLDKNDLASLKSKFPSGFTLLGFKPIGKLKLHLHLSPASFIYPDEDLVKGSRMIFGALMHRCKARGFAPLCVLKMTAAMKPRIVALLPHEEHDPNQAPLFGFHVIILPFRNDVRKFNYNELVESTTVLNDERKFVQQIWKADPNQIDAAKAVVKKLTSKVGYTPSDYLDPALRTKWNTLEGMALGRENIESVEDLVMPDIDAIDNRLGQRSTTFNDLVFPLGYQSQYVPSASKAKDPKNEAAVEEAAKNGWVDKMTVDVLKGYLSNQGIKGVAKMKKAECVEKIKLHLNLK
- the LOC124189831 gene encoding uncharacterized protein LOC124189831 — translated: MTGDNQQPSQSFHSLLTVHYLIFYSQINMNIAVLLAFSLACAVAAPAPEPYVSTSSFDSTSRGIQFSSANAKILGQINQHNEDGSYTFGYESEDGSFRIENRDIDGYVSGKYGYVDANGQVQEFEYAAGSMNGQAIGYQARGTAIPETNRAQAFPVLYPPASASVGQKYQDYEYSSVDDDRDGFPDNIFHGSFGTRNTLPNAVHLTGTQVHTSFENPSNVVRLTAPIQTFIENTPSNNVRLTATATPNVVPVVNTVQVSQQQKPSVVRLTSPAGNPSSIVRLTSSGQTSFDRPTQAVVNRVQQQQKPSVVRLTSPVQTSVQNPSNAVRFVNPAQQVSSQQQQQIVQLSSPNRQTVIQPSRFSTGGYQVVKQNVQRQPQQFVQDAGQSVYQSPYYTSYGGQQFVSRNPVYSSGRLNSFLGGRFVVGGNNSPRPITNTFAPSSTQQQAIVIDSDDFDDLNDFDDDLNDFDDDDFFSAGLSSVFSG
- the LOC124189724 gene encoding X-ray repair cross-complementing protein 6-like isoform X2, which translates into the protein MEDRDALEEETYDAYDGRDAIIFLIDASVPMFKRPPVDDIDAAQTENDCPFVLAIKCAYNTLCSKIFTDPNDSVAIVLFGTKKTAPNDKYGVYTNTFLLQDLKNPDCEPITQLDDMLNKDGGMDEYMYAESNPQSISLADSLWLCSSIFSKHKSKTDKKQIFLFTNNDEPHSKFSAKQKQAERRIGDLQDGGVSIFLFPIGEEFNTTKVYHQELLESNDKGGILPGSMTTDELLLKICRKCQKKRTFASLVFNLDSNTKFGVRLYNLIRPAAQPKRVPLDKRTNEPVKSVTTKFNAETAETLLPSELIKYTTVCDEKIRLDKNDLASLKSKFPSGFTLLGFKPIGKLKLHLHLSPASFIYPDEDLVKGSRMIFGALMHRCKARGFAPLCVLKMTAAMKPRIVALLPHEEHDPNQAPLFGFHVIILPFRNDVRKFNYNELVESTTVLNDERKFVQQIWKADPNQIDAAKAVVKKLTSKVGYTPSDYLDPALRTKWNTLEGMALGRENIESVEDLVMPDIDAIDNRLGQRSTTFNDLVFPLGYQSQYVPSASKAKDPKNEAAVEEAAKNGWVDKMTVDVLKGYLSNQGIKGVAKMKKAECVEKIKLHLNLK
- the LOC124189724 gene encoding X-ray repair cross-complementing protein 6-like isoform X3, with protein sequence MEDRDALEEETYDAYDGRDAIIFLIDASVPMFKRPPVDDIDAAQTENDCPFVLAIKCAYNTLCSKIFTDPNDSVAIVLFGTKKTAPNDKYGVYTNTFLLQDLKNPDCEPITQLDDMLNKDGGMDEYMYAESNPQSISLADSLWLCSSIFSKHKSKTDKKQIFLFTNNDEPHSKFSAKQKQAERRIGDLQDGGVSIFLFPIGEEFNTTKVYQELLESNDKGGILPGSMTTDELLLKICRKCQKKRTFASLVFNLDSNTKFGVRLYNLIRPAAQPKRVPLDKRTNEPVKSVTTKFNAETAETLLPSELIKYTTVCDEKIRLDKNDLASLKSKFPSGFTLLGFKPIGKLKLHLHLSPASFIYPDEDLVKGSRMIFGALMHRCKARGFAPLCVLKMTAAMKPRIVALLPHEEHDPNQAPLFGFHVIILPFRNDVRKFNYNELVESTTVLNDERKFVQQIWKADPNQIDAAKAVVKKLTSKVGYTPSDYLDPALRTKWNTLEGMALGRENIESVEDLVMPDIDAIDNRLGQRSTTFNDLVFPLGYQSQYVPSASKAKDPKNEAAVEEAAKNGWVDKMTVDVLKGYLSNQGIKGVAKMKKAECVEKIKLHLNLK